The Medicago truncatula cultivar Jemalong A17 chromosome 4, MtrunA17r5.0-ANR, whole genome shotgun sequence genome includes a region encoding these proteins:
- the LOC25492442 gene encoding CASP-like protein 5A2: MNVSHASIHPVEEVPTTDGGVAVAEQNVNVPMVRMKDIQGMPGTIGGLALRVSQFVFAAAALSVMASTSDFPSVTAFCFLVAAAGLQTLWSIALAITDVYAILVRRSLQNYRLVSSFTIGDGVTSTLIFAAACASAGITVLIDNDLGNCNENHCVQFETATGMAFICWFTTVPSFLLNFWSLASR; encoded by the exons ATGAACGTGAGCCATGCTTCAATTCACCCAGTTGAAGAAGTTCCAACTACTGATGGTGGTGTTGCTGTTGCTGAACAAAACGTGAATGTTCCTATGGTGAGGATGAAGGATATTCAAGGCATGCCTGGTACTATTGGTGGCCTTGCTTTGCGTGTTTCACAGTTTGTTTTTGCGGCTGCTGCGCTATCTGTTATGGCTTCCACCAGTGATTTTCCTTCTGTCACTGCCTTCTG TTTCCTTGTTGCGGCTGCTGGCTTGCAGACTTTGTGGAGCATTGCATTAGCTATTACTGATGTTTATGCCATTTTAGTAAGACGATCTTTGCAGAACTACCGACTTGTCAGTTCATTTACAATTGGCGATGGG GTGACTTCGACGCTTATATTTGCAGCAGCTTGTGCATCAGCAGGCATAACAGTGCTCATTGATAATGATCTTGGTAATTGCAATGAGAACCACTGTGTTCAGTTTGAAACGGCTACAGGCATGGCATTCATATGCTGGTTCACAACAGTGCCGTCATTTCTTCTTAACTTCTGGTCTTTGGCATCGAGGTAA